A window of Halobacillus naozhouensis genomic DNA:
GGTGCTTTTTCCTGTAAAATCATTAGCCGCGAATTTGTCCAGCAATTTGTTGATCTGTATCTTCTAATGTAGTAGCTGTGCTGTTCAGCTGTTGAGAAACCTCAGCTAGCAATGTGCTCATTCTTTCAAATGAAGGACGCAGCTCCTGATACTGAGAAGCAAACGCTTCACTAGAAGCACCTTCCCAGATTTCTTGTAACTGGCCGCTCATGCCATCCAAGCGTGAGATCAATTCTTGTACATTAGAACTCTCGGTATTATACTGTCTAGCAAACTCTCTAAGTTCATCTGGTGTCAAACGGATATTATTCGACATAAAAGTCACTCCTTTTCCAGTTTGTTTTTATGTTACCCTTGATAATTTTACCAGTCAATTGATTATATGCAATCAGTAATATTTACCTAGTCAGTTTATCCAGTGACACATAATTATAGCTATTTTGTTACCATTTAATTACAGAAAAGAAAAAGTTCTAAGTGATAAGTGTAACAACTATCCAATGGGTATATGTATTATTCTTAACACTCAATTATCAGTGTTTTTTCCATTTCTAGGTATGCTACTATAGGTAGAGACAAATATACATAAAGAATAATACTTGAATCATTGGTTAATAACAAATGAGATTTAAATTAAGGGAGTAATGGATATATGGAAAACAAAGAATCTTTATATTTAACACATAATGAAATATA
This region includes:
- a CDS encoding WXG100 family type VII secretion target is translated as MSNNIRLTPDELREFARQYNTESSNVQELISRLDGMSGQLQEIWEGASSEAFASQYQELRPSFERMSTLLAEVSQQLNSTATTLEDTDQQIAGQIRG